The following are from one region of the Endozoicomonas sp. 4G genome:
- a CDS encoding exodeoxyribonuclease VII small subunit → MSEKKQAFAFEQSLTELDALVQQMESGDMSLEESLKAFEKGVRLTRDCQKALTEAEQRVQQLLENQGQLETRPFDPTEGE, encoded by the coding sequence ATGTCGGAAAAAAAGCAGGCCTTCGCCTTTGAGCAGTCGCTCACAGAACTGGATGCACTGGTTCAGCAAATGGAGTCCGGTGATATGTCACTGGAAGAGTCCCTGAAAGCCTTTGAAAAAGGGGTCAGGCTGACACGCGACTGTCAAAAAGCCCTGACTGAAGCAGAACAAAGAGTCCAGCAGCTTCTGGAAAATCAGGGCCAGCTGGAAACTCGTCCGTTCGATCCGACAGAAGGCGAATAA
- a CDS encoding sodium:alanine symporter family protein has translation MNEFISGTNNLLWGSVLIYLLLGAGILFTIRTRFVQFRRFGLAARTMMDSRNTDSSQQISPFQAFCTSLAARIGTGNIAGVAVAIYLGGPGAIFWMWLIALLGMATSLAENILAQIYKTNNGDGTYRGGPAYYMQKALGQRWMGIAFSISLIIAFGFAFNSVQSNSIAAAFTGYGMAPEYIGIGLILVSGVVIFGGIRAIAKVAEMIVPVMAMGYLAVALVIVAMNISELPAVFALIVKSAFGLEIAMGGGVGYMVSQAMMQGIKRGLFSNEAGMGSAPNAAATAHSTHPVTQGMMGMLGVFMDTLVVCTATAAIILMSGMLEPDSGLTGVALTQAALSHEIGPWGGHLIAIAILLFSFTSIIANYYYGESNLLFIKNSKPLLMLYRLAVLGMVYWGSIGNLPVVWAFADLSMGTMALINIAAILLLSGIVVQVLKDFDEQIADGVVPVFDRKKFPFLDKTMDKDVWQEQNTSETEPCPVSEVKVRPATE, from the coding sequence ATGAACGAGTTTATTTCTGGAACAAATAATCTTCTCTGGGGAAGCGTTCTGATTTACCTGCTCCTTGGTGCCGGCATTCTCTTTACCATTCGTACCCGCTTCGTACAATTCCGCCGCTTCGGCCTGGCTGCCAGAACGATGATGGACAGCCGCAACACCGACTCCAGCCAACAGATTTCTCCATTCCAGGCATTCTGTACCAGTCTTGCCGCCCGGATTGGTACCGGTAATATTGCCGGTGTTGCCGTTGCCATCTATCTCGGTGGACCCGGTGCTATCTTTTGGATGTGGTTGATTGCCCTGCTGGGCATGGCCACCAGCCTTGCGGAAAACATCCTCGCTCAGATTTACAAAACCAATAACGGTGACGGCACCTATCGCGGCGGCCCTGCTTATTACATGCAGAAAGCACTCGGTCAACGCTGGATGGGCATTGCTTTCTCCATCTCTTTGATTATTGCCTTCGGGTTTGCTTTCAACAGTGTTCAGTCCAACTCGATTGCCGCTGCTTTTACAGGGTATGGCATGGCTCCTGAATACATCGGTATCGGACTGATACTGGTGAGTGGCGTCGTTATCTTTGGCGGTATTCGTGCCATTGCCAAAGTGGCTGAAATGATTGTTCCAGTCATGGCTATGGGCTACCTGGCGGTCGCTCTTGTGATCGTTGCCATGAATATCTCTGAACTGCCAGCGGTATTCGCTCTGATTGTTAAAAGTGCTTTCGGTCTCGAAATCGCCATGGGCGGCGGTGTTGGCTACATGGTTTCCCAGGCTATGATGCAGGGCATCAAGCGCGGCCTGTTCTCCAACGAAGCAGGTATGGGCAGCGCACCTAACGCGGCAGCCACTGCTCACTCCACCCATCCGGTGACTCAGGGCATGATGGGAATGCTGGGGGTGTTTATGGATACCCTCGTCGTGTGTACAGCCACCGCTGCCATTATCCTGATGTCGGGTATGCTGGAACCGGACAGTGGCCTGACCGGTGTTGCACTGACTCAGGCCGCCCTGTCCCATGAGATAGGTCCATGGGGTGGGCACCTGATTGCCATCGCCATCCTGCTGTTTTCTTTCACCTCCATCATTGCCAACTACTACTACGGTGAGTCCAATCTGTTGTTCATCAAAAACAGTAAGCCGCTGCTGATGCTTTATCGTCTGGCTGTGCTGGGTATGGTGTACTGGGGCTCTATTGGCAATCTGCCTGTGGTCTGGGCTTTTGCTGATCTGTCCATGGGCACCATGGCCCTGATTAACATTGCCGCTATTTTGCTGTTGTCAGGTATCGTGGTACAGGTTCTGAAGGATTTTGATGAGCAGATTGCCGACGGCGTTGTCCCGGTATTTGACAGAAAGAAGTTCCCATTTCTGGATAAGACCATGGATAAGGACGTGTGGCAGGAACAGAATACCAGCGAGACTGAACCTTGCCCGGTATCGGAAGTAAAAGTCCGACCAGCCACTGAATAA
- a CDS encoding addiction module antidote protein yields MKKVKLCDYDPADDLTSAEAVEYYMAEAFKTNDAAYIAHAFGVVARARGMTIIAEQTGLSREQLYKSFSEQGNPTLKTIIALTQALGLTLTPKAT; encoded by the coding sequence ATGAAAAAAGTAAAGCTCTGCGATTATGACCCGGCGGACGATTTAACCTCCGCCGAGGCGGTTGAATATTATATGGCGGAGGCGTTTAAAACAAACGACGCTGCTTACATAGCCCATGCCTTTGGAGTAGTGGCCAGGGCCAGGGGAATGACCATCATTGCTGAGCAGACTGGCCTTTCCAGAGAGCAGCTATACAAAAGCTTCAGTGAGCAGGGTAATCCTACCCTGAAGACGATCATTGCCCTCACCCAAGCATTGGGACTCACATTGACACCCAAGGCTACCTGA